One Engystomops pustulosus chromosome 7, aEngPut4.maternal, whole genome shotgun sequence DNA window includes the following coding sequences:
- the LOC140069079 gene encoding catalase-like: MSATTDQTWDNASQAPPLVSSAGAPIGDMMASLSVGPQGPLLLQDAQLIDNIAHFTREKIPERVVHAQGFGVFGKFVVTNDISDICKAEMFRSVGKETRTFVRFSTTIGGSGSADTVRDFRGMAAKFYTEDGNFDLVMLSIPVFPINDPMKLPSLIHSLKQDPRSHMFDQNSMCDFVTLNPETLNAIFYFYSDSGIPDGYRHMNAYTCHAYKLVNKDGGFVYAKFQFKSDQGKKFLTPEEAKRLAGAKPDYAVSDLYRAIEKGSYPTWTLYIQTMTQEQAKSLGYYYSDTTKIWDEASFPLTPVGTLTLNEIPENYFEFTEQAAFAVRNLVPGVEGNQNKMFIARSFAYPDAQRARIGSNFAQLRVNCPIAPVKNYHRDGAMTYNNQGSAVNYYPNTSGGPAPDPLYKETPYHICAEVNRNQEEDADHCTQPRILYQSLSAAHKQRLACNLAGDVYLTRKDIQDRVIEIFSKVDPDFGDKLKTLMDELCASA; the protein is encoded by the exons ATGTCGGCCACAACTGACCAAACGTGGGACAATGCCTCACAG GCCCCTCCCCTGGTGTCCAGCGCCGGTGCACCCATAGGAGACATGATGGCGTCTCTGTCCGTGGGCCCCCAGGGGCCCCTGCTGCTGCAGGACGCTCAGCTGATTGATAATATCGCTCACTTTACCCGAGAGAAGATTCCGGAAAGAGTCGTCCACGCCCAAGGATTCG GAGTATTCGGCAAATTTGTGGTGACTAATGACATCAGCGATATCTGCAAAGCGGAAATGTTCCGGAGCGTCGGGAAAGAAACCAGAACCTTTGTCCGATTCTCCACCACAA TTGGTGGCTCTGGATCTGCGGACACTGTAAGAGATTTTCGGGGAATGGCTGCAAAGTTTTACACGGAAGACGGGAACTTTGACCTTGTGATGCTCAGCATCCCAGTATTCCCTATCAATGACCCCATGAAG CTCCCATCTTTAATCCATAGCCTGAAACAAGATCCGAGGTCTCATATGTTTGatcaaaactccatgtgtgatttTGTGACCCTGAACCCGGAGACTTTAAATGCG ATCTTCTATTTCTACTCTGACAGCGGGATTCCGGATGGATACAGACACATGAATGCTTATACTTGTCACGCCTATAAATTAGTCAATAAAGATGGAGGGTTTGTGTATGCAAAGTTTCAATTTAAG TCCGACCAAGGCAAAAAATtcctgacccctgaggaagcaaaAAGATTGGCCGGAGCCAAACCCGACTATGCTGTCAGTGACCTGTACCGTGCCATAGAGAAGGGGAGCTACCCGACCTGGACCCTGTACATCCAAACCATGACCCAGGAACAAGCAAAGAGCCTGGGGTACTACTACTCGGACACCACTAAG ATCTGGGATGAGGCCTCCTTCCCCCTGACACCGGTGGGGACGCTCACTTTAAACGAAATCCCCGAAAATTATTTTGAGTTCACGGAGCAGGCGGCCTTTGCTGTCCGTAACCTTGTCCCGGGAGTCGAGGGAAATCAgaataaaatgtttatt GCCCGTTCTTTCGCCTACCCCGATGCACAAAGGGCTCGGATCGGGTCAAATTTTGCGCAATTGCGAGTGAATTGCCCCATCGCTCCAGTGAAAAATTACCATAGGGACGGAGCTATGACTTATAATAACCAAG GAAGCGCAGTCAATTACTATCCTAACACATCCGGGGGCCCCGCGCCGGACCCCCTGTATAAGGAGACCCCCTACCACATATGTGCTGAAGTGAACAGGaaccaggaggaggatgcagatcATTGCACCCAG CCTCGGATATTGTACCAGTCATTGTCCGCAGCTCACAAGCAGAGACTGGCATGTAACCTGGCAGGAGATGTTTACCTGACGAGGAAAGACATCCAGGATCGGGTG ATTGAAATCTTTAGTAAAGTGGATCCTGACTTTGGTGATAAATTGAAGACCCTCATGGATGAGCTGTGTGCATCCGCATAG